The following coding sequences are from one Paenibacillus stellifer window:
- a CDS encoding TerC family protein — MDFFTPEFWTALLAIVIIDLVLAGDNAIVIGLSARNLPRDLQKKVVFWGTFGAIAIRSLLTLIAVWLLKIPGLLLIGGVLLIWIAYKLLVEEKKHDVKSAGNLLSAIKTIVIADTVMGMDNVLAVAGAAHGNFILVVAGLLISVPIIVWGSTLIIKWVERFPIIIYIGSGVLAWTASKMIVDEPIIKEFFAVNPWMQWGLSFVIVIGVLLLGRIKLKNKKMQSEKV, encoded by the coding sequence ATGGATTTCTTTACTCCGGAATTTTGGACGGCATTATTGGCCATTGTCATTATCGATCTGGTTTTAGCTGGCGATAATGCGATTGTTATAGGCTTATCTGCAAGGAATCTGCCTAGAGACTTACAAAAAAAAGTTGTTTTTTGGGGAACTTTCGGGGCAATAGCGATTCGTTCGCTGCTAACTTTGATTGCCGTCTGGTTGCTAAAAATTCCTGGCCTCCTCCTGATTGGCGGAGTGCTTCTGATTTGGATAGCCTATAAACTTCTTGTGGAAGAGAAGAAACATGATGTAAAATCCGCTGGCAATTTGTTGTCGGCAATAAAGACAATTGTCATTGCAGATACGGTAATGGGAATGGATAATGTACTTGCCGTAGCGGGGGCAGCGCACGGTAACTTTATTTTGGTTGTAGCAGGATTACTGATTAGTGTTCCAATAATTGTTTGGGGAAGCACCCTCATAATAAAGTGGGTTGAACGTTTCCCGATTATTATTTACATCGGTTCGGGTGTATTGGCTTGGACTGCATCGAAGATGATTGTCGATGAGCCGATTATAAAGGAATTTTTTGCAGTAAATCCATGGATGCAGTGGGGACTGAGTTTCGTTATTGTAATTGGTGTTTTATTATTAGGGAGAATAAAATTAAAAAACAAAAAAATGCAATCTGAAAAAGTATAG
- a CDS encoding endospore germination permease gives MQNNISALQGYSILLLSIGLLNHVILIPILLDAAGRDAVVSVGMVLALLPVWGACLVYIMKHKGQQPFRDWLQHHFGKGLSVIILAAVSIYIWLQGYVSLFNFNVWTHSTYMPHTPRYVLALLALACCFFLATRGLSSIAITSGILLPFVVILGVFVMTFNFKHKDYSLVLPLLADGFAPVWRGSLYAASGIFELVLLLFFQHRLIHRPSFAGVLFMIFSLAGLTIGPLMGAISIYGAEEAALQRYPAFEQWRVLELGKYIEHLDVFAIYQWVSGEFIRLSLSLFIIADVWKPKNRTPLLLLATGTLLIAILAPISDVRFLQFLKTMYFPSTFVLVIGLTFLFAGKTWISRWRMRGS, from the coding sequence ATGCAAAATAATATTTCTGCGTTGCAAGGTTACTCCATTCTTTTACTTTCGATCGGCCTTCTCAATCATGTGATCTTGATTCCCATATTGTTGGACGCAGCGGGAAGAGATGCTGTAGTCTCCGTTGGGATGGTATTGGCATTGTTGCCTGTTTGGGGGGCGTGCCTAGTCTATATCATGAAACACAAGGGTCAACAGCCGTTCCGTGATTGGTTGCAGCACCATTTCGGCAAAGGCTTATCCGTCATTATCCTTGCGGCAGTCAGCATCTACATATGGCTGCAGGGTTACGTTTCCCTCTTTAATTTCAATGTATGGACCCATTCGACCTATATGCCGCATACACCCAGATACGTGCTTGCTCTTCTCGCATTAGCCTGCTGTTTCTTTCTTGCAACCAGGGGCCTTAGTTCCATCGCGATTACGTCGGGTATTTTGCTGCCATTTGTGGTGATTCTCGGAGTATTTGTTATGACCTTCAACTTCAAGCATAAAGACTACAGTCTGGTTCTCCCCCTCCTTGCCGATGGATTCGCTCCCGTTTGGCGGGGCAGCCTATATGCGGCGAGCGGAATTTTCGAGCTTGTGCTTCTTCTTTTTTTTCAACATCGTCTGATCCATCGCCCTTCATTCGCCGGCGTGCTGTTCATGATTTTTTCGCTCGCCGGATTGACAATAGGCCCTTTAATGGGAGCGATTTCGATTTATGGGGCAGAGGAAGCTGCTTTACAGAGATATCCGGCATTTGAACAGTGGCGTGTTCTCGAACTGGGAAAGTACATAGAGCATTTGGATGTTTTTGCAATCTATCAGTGGGTATCCGGAGAATTCATTCGCCTTTCGCTTTCCCTCTTCATCATTGCGGATGTGTGGAAACCGAAAAACAGAACGCCGCTTCTGCTGCTTGCGACCGGAACTCTGCTTATTGCCATTTTGGCGCCGATAAGCGACGTGCGGTTTTTGCAATTTCTAAAAACGATGTATTTCCCATCCACCTTCGTCCTGGTGATCGGACTCACCTTCTTGTTTGCGGGAAAAACATGGATTTCAAGATGGAGGATGAGGGGATCATGA
- a CDS encoding sodium-dependent bicarbonate transport family permease encodes MFDIVVGNLLSPIVLFFVLGLTAAFFKTDLKFPNDLSEALSIYLLIAIGVKGGMELSHYSLAVLVRPIMGGVMLGILIPVVTLLILSSRFMKMDLKNSVALAATYGSVSIVTFGAALAFLEEKSIGYDGFMSALVVIMESPAIIVSLMLLRIAERNTSQKALSLYTIKSLFDKSVLKEGLLGKSVFLLLGSLLIGLVVGESGQPLIESLFVDLYPGILMLFLLNMGIIAGRRLPEIGKQGVRLFLFAVMMPIMWGSLGVLAGSHIGLSVGSATLMGVLAGSSSYIAAPAAMRGSVPEANPSIYLGLSLGVTFPFNLIAGIPLYFYLAQWMN; translated from the coding sequence ATGTTCGATATCGTTGTCGGGAATTTATTGTCCCCAATTGTACTTTTTTTCGTATTGGGGCTGACCGCCGCATTTTTCAAGACCGATTTGAAATTTCCAAACGATCTAAGCGAAGCCCTCAGCATCTATTTGCTCATTGCCATCGGCGTCAAAGGGGGAATGGAATTGTCGCATTACTCGTTGGCGGTATTGGTGCGCCCCATTATGGGGGGAGTCATGCTTGGGATACTCATTCCTGTTGTAACACTGTTGATTTTGTCAAGCAGATTTATGAAAATGGATTTAAAAAATTCTGTCGCCCTGGCAGCTACATACGGCTCCGTCAGCATTGTGACTTTTGGGGCGGCCCTTGCGTTTTTGGAAGAGAAAAGTATCGGGTATGACGGATTCATGAGCGCGCTCGTCGTCATCATGGAGAGCCCTGCTATCATTGTTTCGTTAATGCTCTTGAGAATTGCGGAGAGAAACACGTCACAAAAGGCATTGTCCTTGTATACCATCAAATCTCTGTTCGATAAATCAGTCTTGAAGGAAGGTCTCCTCGGAAAGAGTGTGTTCCTTCTGCTCGGTAGTTTGCTCATCGGTTTGGTCGTTGGGGAATCAGGCCAACCGCTGATCGAGTCCCTTTTTGTTGATTTATACCCCGGTATTTTAATGCTTTTTTTGTTGAACATGGGCATAATTGCCGGACGCCGTCTTCCGGAAATAGGAAAACAGGGAGTCAGGCTGTTTCTATTCGCTGTCATGATGCCCATTATGTGGGGAAGCTTAGGAGTTTTGGCAGGTTCGCATATCGGGTTGTCCGTCGGAAGCGCCACACTCATGGGAGTTTTGGCCGGGAGTTCATCGTATATAGCCGCGCCTGCGGCGATGAGAGGCTCCGTACCGGAAGCCAATCCGTCCATTTATTTGGGACTATCCCTTGGAGTTACGTTTCCTTTCAATTTAATTGCCGGGATACCCTTATATTTTTATCTTGCTCAATGGATGAACTAA
- the mgtE gene encoding magnesium transporter yields the protein MSQEQILLSAIKCVKEQKREELQKIVAELQPYDIATLYITLPDKHRLKFLGMLQPKQVAILLQELDPPMQIDILHKLGVQQSSNIMDLMENDDLADLLNQLSAGKIEEFLAAMRTEESNSVKDLMRYPPDTAGGIMTNRYVWIRQTYAVRVAVDKLKLFAEIAENIYYLYVLDEDKKLVGVVSYRDLIMADATDKIEDIMFTRVISVPVDMDQEKVAQVIQQYDFIAVPVVDGQHRLVGIVTVDDVLDVIIEEANEDIAKLSASGKTIDWNTRPFTAALRRLPWLILLLGLGVLTGSILSGFEDTLTQVVALTYFMPMIAGMTGNTGTQSLVVVVRGMASSGKNLKSAIRLIFRELGVGLIIGIVCGALITIVASIWQADPMLGLVVGSTLFATLVIGTVAGTVIPLLLYYFKVDPAVASGPLITTLNDIFSLTVYFSIASLFISHLM from the coding sequence ATGTCACAAGAACAAATTCTGCTTTCCGCCATCAAATGCGTAAAAGAACAAAAACGGGAGGAGCTTCAAAAGATTGTCGCAGAATTGCAGCCTTACGATATAGCGACATTGTATATCACCCTGCCCGACAAACATCGCCTTAAATTTCTCGGGATGCTGCAGCCCAAACAAGTTGCCATTCTCCTTCAAGAACTTGATCCTCCGATGCAAATTGATATTTTGCACAAGCTTGGCGTCCAGCAATCATCCAATATCATGGATTTAATGGAGAATGACGATTTGGCGGATTTGCTGAACCAATTATCCGCCGGCAAGATTGAAGAGTTCTTGGCGGCCATGCGAACCGAAGAGTCGAACAGCGTGAAGGATCTCATGCGGTATCCCCCTGACACCGCGGGGGGGATCATGACGAACCGGTATGTTTGGATCCGGCAAACCTATGCGGTCAGGGTAGCAGTGGACAAGCTCAAATTGTTTGCGGAAATCGCCGAAAATATTTACTACCTTTATGTGCTCGATGAAGATAAAAAGCTGGTGGGGGTTGTCTCTTATCGCGATTTGATAATGGCGGACGCAACCGATAAGATCGAAGACATAATGTTTACCCGCGTCATCTCCGTTCCGGTCGACATGGACCAGGAGAAAGTGGCCCAGGTTATCCAACAGTATGATTTTATTGCCGTCCCGGTTGTGGACGGACAGCATCGCCTGGTCGGGATCGTTACGGTTGACGATGTGTTGGATGTCATCATCGAAGAAGCCAATGAAGACATCGCCAAATTATCGGCCTCGGGAAAAACCATCGATTGGAATACAAGGCCGTTCACGGCTGCCCTCCGCCGGTTGCCCTGGCTTATTTTATTGTTAGGGCTTGGAGTCTTGACGGGCAGTATCCTCAGCGGCTTTGAGGACACGCTAACCCAAGTGGTGGCGCTGACTTATTTTATGCCGATGATCGCAGGAATGACGGGAAATACGGGGACCCAGTCGCTTGTGGTCGTGGTTCGCGGGATGGCGTCCAGCGGGAAAAACCTCAAAAGCGCCATTCGCCTAATCTTCCGTGAACTGGGAGTAGGCCTAATTATCGGTATCGTTTGCGGTGCATTAATCACCATTGTGGCTTCGATCTGGCAAGCAGATCCCATGCTTGGATTGGTGGTCGGCAGCACTTTGTTTGCGACGCTGGTCATCGGCACCGTGGCCGGGACGGTCATTCCCTTGCTGCTCTATTATTTTAAGGTCGATCCGGCTGTCGCTTCCGGCCCGTTGATTACGACATTAAATGATATCTTTTCGCTAACGGTATATTTCAGCATTGCCTCCCTGTTTATTTCCCATTTGATGTAG
- a CDS encoding C40 family peptidase: MKKIKMSTVARDIKQLDKLPKVMERVKRSSVRAKRQADHDKAHAQTPVAYAQHRSESTMKKMVRTQMGMSMSVSSRLIRHIQKKQTLPIGDTVSGNTPVDTNPEPSVTPTSRQARRLRLYKPIDGKYLLRSDQRSGKQRFIRSRANARLSHRSRKDRILDLVSKRDVKPARKKTRAAAPSHTANVRAPRRNALVSEIAGQTIKRKERTFKTLSPFIKTGQRLGQAQKADRAEPKMNAVETAKRAAQMAMTTRRTLQRAQAAARLNLRIIKMVVKAAAMLVKGLTALLGISSTVIVLLCIVMAIAAVISSPFGIFVSGENTDADVKPLSRIVQEMDAEFESKLEEIQQSAGNVDRVEIHYTDSADNTRIDNWADIIAVFAVKTVMDTENGMDVVTLDATRIGIIHEVFWEINQVESHVETIEHTEMVTVQHEDGSSSKETTTTYERILHITVNSRTAERQAEAYHFTNEQMDLMKEMLSAEFRPMMFAILGKEADSGLTPEQLELVQQHLLEGELGSEAVKLALTRLGDPYSQPKAGQDNFTDCSYLVQWVYRQLGIEQPRTAAEQARFCVENDLAVSAADLIPGDLVFWSYERNGRFMDITHVGIYAGDGKVVDASSSRGQVVYRTLFDADKQVLFGRPQLASEK; encoded by the coding sequence ATGAAGAAAATCAAAATGAGTACTGTGGCAAGGGACATCAAACAGTTGGACAAGCTCCCCAAAGTGATGGAGCGCGTGAAGCGTTCAAGCGTTCGCGCTAAGCGGCAGGCAGATCATGACAAAGCACATGCTCAAACTCCCGTAGCATATGCACAGCACCGCTCCGAATCGACCATGAAGAAAATGGTGCGAACTCAAATGGGAATGAGCATGAGTGTCAGCAGTAGATTGATTCGACACATTCAAAAAAAGCAGACATTACCGATTGGAGATACTGTCTCAGGAAACACCCCCGTTGACACGAATCCTGAGCCTTCGGTTACGCCCACATCGCGGCAAGCACGCAGGCTTCGTCTTTATAAGCCGATTGATGGCAAATATCTCTTGCGTTCAGATCAACGATCAGGAAAACAACGCTTTATTCGGAGCCGGGCCAATGCCCGGCTTTCGCATCGTTCTCGCAAGGACAGGATTCTCGACCTGGTTTCGAAACGGGACGTTAAACCAGCCAGGAAAAAGACACGCGCCGCCGCGCCGTCGCATACAGCAAATGTACGTGCGCCTCGTCGTAATGCGCTCGTATCTGAAATAGCAGGTCAAACGATCAAGCGAAAAGAACGAACGTTCAAAACATTGTCGCCGTTTATCAAAACGGGGCAGCGGCTGGGACAGGCTCAAAAAGCGGATCGCGCGGAACCGAAAATGAACGCCGTAGAGACAGCAAAGCGGGCTGCGCAAATGGCGATGACAACTCGCCGCACCCTTCAAAGGGCGCAAGCTGCCGCGAGACTGAATCTTCGTATCATTAAAATGGTTGTAAAAGCCGCCGCGATGCTTGTCAAAGGATTGACGGCGCTTTTGGGGATCAGCAGTACAGTGATTGTATTGCTGTGCATAGTGATGGCGATAGCCGCCGTCATTTCCTCTCCATTTGGTATTTTCGTATCCGGCGAAAATACGGATGCTGATGTAAAGCCGCTTTCTCGAATCGTTCAGGAGATGGACGCTGAATTTGAGTCAAAGCTGGAAGAAATCCAGCAGTCAGCTGGAAACGTAGACCGGGTGGAGATCCATTATACTGATAGTGCAGACAACACGCGAATCGATAATTGGGCGGACATTATAGCCGTCTTTGCGGTGAAGACGGTAATGGATACAGAAAACGGAATGGATGTAGTTACGCTTGATGCAACAAGAATTGGTATCATCCATGAGGTATTCTGGGAGATAAATCAGGTGGAATCCCATGTTGAAACGATTGAACATACGGAAATGGTTACGGTTCAGCATGAGGACGGAAGCTCCAGCAAAGAGACGACGACAACCTATGAGCGCATTTTGCATATTACCGTCAATAGTAGAACTGCGGAGCGACAAGCAGAAGCATACCATTTTACAAACGAGCAGATGGATTTGATGAAGGAAATGCTGTCCGCAGAGTTCCGACCGATGATGTTCGCAATACTCGGCAAAGAAGCGGATAGTGGCTTAACGCCGGAGCAGCTTGAATTGGTTCAACAGCATTTGCTCGAAGGCGAACTGGGCAGTGAAGCCGTCAAATTGGCGCTGACTCGTCTAGGCGATCCGTACAGCCAACCGAAAGCCGGTCAGGACAACTTTACGGATTGCAGCTATCTCGTTCAATGGGTTTATCGGCAGCTTGGCATCGAGCAGCCACGAACCGCAGCGGAACAGGCCAGATTCTGCGTTGAGAATGACCTGGCCGTAAGCGCGGCGGATTTGATTCCGGGTGACCTTGTATTTTGGAGCTATGAGCGCAACGGTAGATTTATGGATATAACGCACGTCGGGATTTACGCAGGCGACGGAAAAGTGGTGGACGCTTCCTCCAGTCGGGGGCAAGTGGTGTACCGCACTTTGTTCGATGCGGACAAGCAAGTGCTGTTTGGCAGACCGCAACTAGCGAGTGAGAAGTGA
- a CDS encoding class I SAM-dependent methyltransferase, which translates to MLIIAVLHHISSDEIGNYMKEFKRILKPDGTIIVMEPCICKNKPVSNWFMNLYDNGNYIRNEVGYLQLFRDNGYHTQVIDRFRKCFLYHELFFSASLKSIT; encoded by the coding sequence ATTCTCATCATCGCTGTACTGCATCATATTTCGTCTGATGAAATTGGAAATTACATGAAGGAATTTAAGCGAATTTTAAAACCGGACGGAACCATTATCGTGATGGAACCCTGCATATGCAAGAACAAACCGGTATCCAATTGGTTTATGAATTTGTATGACAATGGGAACTATATCCGTAATGAAGTCGGATACCTTCAATTGTTTCGAGACAATGGATATCACACCCAAGTCATCGACCGATTTCGAAAATGTTTCTTGTATCATGAGTTGTTTTTCTCGGCAAGTCTCAAATCCATAACATAA
- a CDS encoding DUF6075 family protein produces the protein MNPGRFYAAEHECFYYQMLNERECSDSYHRALFYTLGISQETRKHIRDLFDFSQGGIKPEGLAASWQTSSSIRVSRLAFNLWNGWTEEGAERYSAPNELFACGYTPYFFEAIHLRYPECRSHDQILKRRTEQIR, from the coding sequence ATGAATCCTGGTCGATTTTACGCTGCAGAGCACGAATGCTTCTACTATCAGATGTTAAATGAAAGGGAATGCAGCGACAGCTACCACCGTGCACTTTTCTATACGCTTGGCATTTCCCAAGAAACCCGCAAGCATATCCGCGATTTGTTCGATTTTTCTCAGGGGGGCATTAAGCCCGAAGGTCTCGCGGCCTCTTGGCAGACGAGCAGTTCCATTCGCGTGAGCCGACTTGCCTTTAATCTTTGGAACGGCTGGACGGAAGAAGGCGCGGAACGCTATTCCGCTCCTAACGAGTTGTTTGCATGCGGTTACACCCCTTATTTTTTTGAAGCGATCCACCTTCGTTATCCGGAATGCCGCAGTCATGATCAGATTTTGAAACGGCGGACGGAGCAAATTCGCTAA
- a CDS encoding DUF2294 domain-containing protein: MSKGELEDKISRILTQWEKEYLGRGSVLVKTDIMRNMIIVGLKGILTPAEQKLAGTSEGMLSVKRIRADLVESGREQLGKMILELTGEQVVSFHTDISTRTGERVMVFVLSDNLENKLIG; encoded by the coding sequence ATGTCAAAAGGGGAATTGGAAGACAAGATAAGCAGAATTTTAACGCAATGGGAGAAGGAATATTTGGGACGGGGGTCGGTATTGGTCAAAACGGACATCATGCGCAATATGATTATTGTGGGACTTAAAGGGATATTAACTCCCGCTGAACAAAAATTGGCCGGGACATCGGAGGGTATGCTGTCTGTGAAGCGCATCAGGGCAGATTTGGTGGAATCGGGAAGAGAACAGCTTGGAAAGATGATCCTTGAGTTGACGGGGGAACAAGTCGTCAGCTTCCACACCGATATCAGCACGCGTACGGGGGAAAGAGTAATGGTGTTCGTGCTCTCCGATAATCTGGAGAATAAATTAATTGGATAA
- a CDS encoding SHOCT domain-containing protein, whose translation MNQKLIRYSMQIAMMKQLLALSLITESEFNQIKSKTMREYGIISDLTS comes from the coding sequence ATGAACCAAAAGCTGATCCGGTACAGCATGCAAATTGCGATGATGAAACAGTTGTTGGCGCTCTCATTGATTACCGAAAGCGAATTCAATCAGATCAAGAGCAAAACCATGCGAGAATACGGCATCATTTCGGACCTGACTTCTTAA
- a CDS encoding RNA polymerase sigma factor — protein sequence MKRMNLRDMYPFLNTDVWVDLDEEVAQEIRRFDLNENAYRLRTYRHRAYYSLDCNDGIEHDALFFSISPEEYYERKLTNQQLYAAMCELPEKSFRRIYAHFFLGMSKVAIAEAEQVNERAVRKSIERSLKQMERTLKNM from the coding sequence ATGAAACGGATGAATTTACGGGATATGTATCCCTTTTTGAACACGGACGTGTGGGTCGATCTCGATGAAGAAGTGGCGCAGGAAATCCGCCGGTTTGATCTGAATGAAAATGCATATAGACTACGCACGTATCGCCATCGGGCGTACTACTCGCTGGATTGTAACGACGGGATCGAGCATGATGCCCTTTTCTTCTCAATTTCCCCAGAGGAATATTACGAGCGCAAGCTGACGAATCAGCAGCTTTATGCGGCTATGTGTGAGTTGCCGGAAAAATCGTTCAGGCGCATCTACGCTCACTTCTTCTTGGGTATGAGCAAGGTGGCGATTGCCGAGGCGGAGCAGGTGAATGAGCGGGCGGTTCGCAAGTCGATTGAGCGTAGCTTGAAGCAAATGGAGCGAACTCTCAAAAACATGTGA